A genomic stretch from Asterias rubens chromosome 7, eAstRub1.3, whole genome shotgun sequence includes:
- the LOC117292870 gene encoding receptor-type guanylate cyclase Gyc76C-like has translation MGFQCIPMGIYVLEPNMIGVSPGVHFMESVEKKCTSFEVSNKKKFPTFARTVATDTQVTLSVIQLLRHFNWSTVSLVYSTLEDNLSLAHNLLLRMKMNNINVSHHEEYKANYFRKYLTDDEDDLRLLKIVEKTYKETRIYIFLGQNFELYHFCQALDDMGLLENGEYVVVQVNSQIPNESDLKGLEADPYSRYFTPEVLGFYRNVLVLFHTPPAEIVAQQFKDAIVTYLQEPPYNTNFTGLDPDLMVINEAAYFLYDAVMLYAYGLNATLSKGGSITDGKAIIDEILEQGTYQSVLGMQRVINSEGDAITNVSVFVLTQNQTVGDYYYTFKIGGNFQFNQSNNETMLSLKLLQDVPIAWVAGKVPPDMPRCGFKHELCKPPEFTLSPVQIAGIVLGSLLLITSIIGGIFYRVWKYEQELARLLWRIDYHEIKFKGQDGSTTTMGSRVSIMTTESRASGDGLRGQIFTNVGKYRGAMVAVKKIFKRHIDINREVKKELKILRDVRHPHLNQFIGACIDSPNICIISEYCPKGSLQDILANDEVKLDNMFVASIVGDIIKGMLFLHSSEIHTHGNLKSSNCLVDSRWVVKICDFGLWRFKSNQQLTDMGEHAYYESLLWKSPELLRDPCPPPTGTQKGDIYAFSVLLFEIILRNGPYGNTVLNPKEIVHRVTYPLENTKPFRPNVNEIEECSDCVIHIMQECWDELPEHRPDFKTIRSRLKPLNKGMKSNILDNMIGIMEKYATNLEGIVEDRTQQLIEEKKKTDNLLHQMLPMPVANQLKRGRQVVPESFDSVSIFFSDIVGFTALSSASTPFQIVDMLNDLYSLFDAIVSYYDVYKVETIGDAYMLVSGLPIHNDRHAGEIASTSLHLLDAVQHFEIRHRPNERLKLRIGLHSGPVVSGVVGTAMPRYCLFGDTVNTSSRMESNGLPLKIHCSKEIVDNLETIGGYFLEERGLVNMKGKGELLTYWLVGQIDSYKREKPLTVNYADQDDAYEKRTSKYLSMQGVNERDSFSGSGRKLETVPETWSQCGGCPKGRSSTTALNRQHTAFNPSDRKRYESNMQNCVSETTLPESVAEQELIRSELTNTNGLKLQSHPQHEVKFDEPNKKRYSDTDITFSIPMNACETETIV, from the exons AAATGCACGTCCTTCGAGGTCAGCAATAAGAAGAAATTTCCTACGTTCGCTAGGACCGTCGCAACAGACACACAGGTAACCCTATCAGTCATCCAGCTCCTTCGACACTTCAACTGgtccacagttagcttggtataCTCCACCTTAGAAGATAACTTATCGCTGGCTCATAACCTGCTCCTCCGGATGAAGATGAACAACATCAACGTGTCCCACCACGAGGAGTACAAGGCCAACTACTTTAGGAAGTACTTGACAGATGACGAAGACGATTTGCGATTGTTGAAGATTGTGGAAAAAACGTACAAAGAAacgagaa TTTATATTTTTCTTGGACAAAACTTTGAGCTGTATCACTTCTGCCAAGCTTTGGACGACATGGGTCTTCTGGAAAACGGAGAGTATGTTGTAGTTCAGGTCAACTCGCAGATACCTAACGAGTCGGACTTAAAAGGTCTTGAAGCAG ATCCTTACTCGAGATATTTCACCCCTGAGGTGCTTGGATTTTACAGAAATGTCCTGGTACTGTTCCACACGCCCCCTGCTGAGATAGTCGCCCAACAGTTTAAAGATGCCATCGTAACGTATTTACAGGAGCCTCCGTATAACACAAATTTCACCGGACTGGACCCAGATCTCATGGTG ATCAACGAAGCAGCTTATTTTTTGTACGACGCTGTTATGCTGTACGCGTATGGTTTAAATGCCACACTGAGTAAGGGAGGCAGCATCACGGATGGAAAAGCAATAATAGACGAAATTCTTGAGCAAGGGACTTACCAGA GTGTATTGGGTATGCAACGTGTTATAAACAGCGAAGGCGACGCCATAACCAACGTGTCGGTGTTTGTGTTGACGCAAAACCAGACTGTAGGCGACTACTATTACACGTTCAAAATTGGAGGCAACTTCCAATTTAACCAATCGAACAACGAAACCATGCTG TCCCTAAAGCTACTCCAAGACGTCCCGATAGCCTGGGTAGCTGGCAAGGTACCACCAGACATGCCGAGGTGTGGCTTCAAACACGAACTGTGCAAGCCTCCAGAATTCACATTATCACCTGTGCAGATAGCTGGTATTGTTTTAGGCAGTTTATTACTAATCACATCAATCATCGGTGGCATTTTTTACAG AGTATGGAAATATGAACAAGAGCTTGCAAGACTACTGTGGAGAATAGACTATCATGAAATCAAGTTCAAAGGTCAAGATGGGTCGACTACAACAATGGGGAGTCGG GTAAGCATCATGACAACTGAGAGCCGAGCTTCCGGTGACGGGTTGAGAGGTCAAATCTTCACCAATGTTGGCAAGTACAGGGGAGCGATGGTAGCCGTCAAGAAAATATTCAAGAGGCATATTGACATCAATAGAGAAGTCAAGAAAGAACTGAAAATA CTTAGGGATGTTCGTCATCCGCACTTGAACCAGTTCATCGGGGCCTGCATAGATTCGCCAAATATCTGCATCATATCGGAATATTGTCCCAAAGGGAGTTTACAG GATATACTTGCGAACGATGAGGTGAAATTAGACAATATGTTTGTGGCTTCAATAGTTGGTGATATCATAAAG GGAATGCTCTTTTTGCATTCTTCGGAAATCCACACGCATGGAAATTTGAAATCATCTAATTGCTTAGTAGACAGCAGATGGGTGGTCAAGATATGTGACTTTGGACTATGGCGATTCAAGTCTAACCAGCAACTCACCGACATGGGAGAGCACGCCTACTATGAAA GTCTGTTATGGAAGTCACCTGAGCTGCTCAGGGATCCATGTCCACCTCCAACGGGTACCCAGAAGGGAGATATTTACGCCTTCTCAGTCCTTCTCTTCGAGATCATTCTACGAAACGGACCATATGGGAATACAGTCCTTAATCCTAAAG AGATCGTTCACAGGGTGACATACCCGCTGGAAAACACCAAGCCATTCAGACCCAACGTGAACGAGATTGAGGAGTGCTCAGACTGCGTCATCCACATCATGCAGGAGTGTTGGGACGAGTTACCGGAACACAGGCCAGACTTCAAGACGATCAGGTCCCGGTTAAAGCCGCTCAACAAGGGAAT gaagTCCAACATTCTGGATAACATGATAGGAATCATGGAGAAGTATGCCACCAATCTGGAAGGTATTGTGGAGGACAGAACCCAACAGCTTATagaggagaagaagaagactgATAACTTGTTGCATCAGATGTTGCCGAT gcCTGTGGCAAATCAACTGAAACGAGGTCGGCAGGTGGTACCCGAGTCATTTGACTCTGTTTCAATCTTCTTCAGTGACATCGTCGGCTTCACTGCCTTGTCATCAGCGAGTACGCCCTTCCAG atcGTCGACATGCTTAACGATCTGTACTCCCTCTTCGATGCCATCGTCAGCTACTACGATGTGTACAAAGTGGAGACGATAGGCGACGCCTACATGCTGGTCTCCGGCCTACCCATACACAACGACAGACACGCTGGAGAGATTGCCTCAACTTCATTGCATCTTTTAGATGCTGTTCAACACTTTGAGATAAGACACAGACCCAACGAGCGTCTAAAGCTGAGGATAGGTCTTCATTCGG GTCCAGTTGTGTCGGGGGTGGTTGGTACCGCAATGCCTCGATACTGTCTGTTTGGAGACACTGTCAACACATCGTCAAGAATGGAGTCCAATGGTTTAC CTCTTAAAATACACTGCAGTAAAGAGATTGTGGATAATCTAGAAACAATCGGTGGTTACTTCCTGGAGGAACGGGGTCTGGTGAACATGAAGGGCAAGGGGGAGCTGCTCACGTACTGGCTGGTGGGACAAATCGACAGTTACAAACGAGAGAAACCTCTCACAGTAAACTATGCCGACCAGGACGATGCCTACGAGAAACGGACTTCAAAGTATTTGAGCATGCAAGGTGTTAACGAGAGGGACAGCTTTAGTGGAAGCGGCAGGAAGTTGGAAACCGTGCCTGAGACGTGGTCTCAATGTGGGGGCTGTCCGAAAGGCCGCTCCTCGACCACTGCATTGAACAGACAACACACGGCGTTCAATCCCTCGGACCGGAAGAGGTACGAGAGTAACATGCAAAACTGTGTGTCAGAGACCACGTTACCGGAGTCGGTAGCGGAACAGGAGCTGATCCGGTCGGAACTGACGAACACCAATGGGCTGAAGCTCCAGTCCCATCCGCAGCACGAGGTCAAGTTTGACGAGCCGAACAAGAAGAGGTACAGTGACACAGACATCACGTTCAGCATACCAATGAACGCATGCGAGACAGAGACCATTGTCTGA